In one Deinococcus psychrotolerans genomic region, the following are encoded:
- a CDS encoding NAD(P)/FAD-dependent oxidoreductase, protein MHAIVIGGGMVGAACADALALNGVRVTVLEPGPVGGGATAAGMGHLVVMDDSPAQLALTSRSLELWEALARDLPAQADYHACGTLWVASDAEELEAVEPKRQAYLAAGRGALLLNAAELAHAEPNLRPGLAGALRVPGDSVVYAPVVAQFLLERAGATVRRGAVTELIEGGVRLASGESLHADLVVVANGIGAAGLLPGLPLRQRKGHLLITERGALKVNHQLVELGYLKSAHGGDEDSVAFNVQPRPTGQLLIGSSRQFERPDREIDWPLLRRMLRRAAEFLPALAQTSALRVWTGQRCATPDHLPLIGPHPDLDGVFLATGHEGLGITTALGTAEVLAAQLFGGFSELLAHDFTPARFGRMLEAVHA, encoded by the coding sequence ATGCACGCCATCGTCATCGGCGGCGGCATGGTGGGTGCGGCCTGTGCGGACGCCCTGGCGTTAAATGGCGTGCGCGTGACGGTACTGGAGCCGGGGCCAGTCGGCGGCGGCGCGACGGCGGCGGGCATGGGTCATCTGGTGGTCATGGACGACAGCCCCGCGCAACTGGCCCTGACCTCCCGCAGCTTGGAGCTGTGGGAGGCGCTGGCGCGGGACTTACCCGCACAGGCTGATTACCACGCGTGTGGCACGCTCTGGGTGGCGAGCGACGCAGAGGAACTGGAGGCGGTGGAGCCGAAACGTCAGGCGTATCTGGCCGCGGGCCGGGGGGCGCTGCTGCTGAACGCTGCCGAATTGGCGCATGCCGAACCAAATCTGCGCCCCGGACTGGCTGGAGCCCTGCGCGTGCCGGGCGACAGCGTGGTGTATGCCCCGGTGGTGGCCCAGTTTCTGCTGGAGCGTGCCGGGGCAACCGTGCGGCGCGGGGCGGTCACGGAATTGATCGAGGGTGGAGTCAGGCTGGCGAGCGGCGAAAGCCTGCACGCGGATCTGGTGGTGGTGGCGAACGGCATCGGGGCAGCGGGGTTGTTGCCCGGTCTACCCCTGCGGCAGCGCAAGGGCCACCTGCTGATCACCGAACGGGGTGCCCTAAAAGTCAACCATCAGCTCGTCGAACTCGGTTACCTGAAAAGCGCCCATGGCGGCGACGAGGACAGCGTGGCTTTCAATGTCCAGCCGCGCCCCACGGGGCAATTGCTGATCGGCTCCAGCCGTCAGTTCGAGCGTCCAGACCGCGAGATCGACTGGCCGCTGCTGCGCCGGATGCTGCGCCGCGCTGCCGAGTTTCTGCCCGCGCTGGCGCAAACCTCTGCGCTCCGGGTCTGGACGGGGCAGCGCTGTGCCACCCCGGATCACCTGCCGTTGATTGGCCCGCATCCTGATCTGGACGGCGTGTTCCTGGCGACGGGGCATGAGGGGCTGGGCATTACCACCGCGCTGGGAACGGCGGAGGTACTGGCCGCGCAACTGTTTGGAGGCTTCTCCGAACTGCTGGCCCACGACTTCACGCCTGCCCGCTTTGGGCGCATGCTGGAGGCCGTCCATGCCTGA
- a CDS encoding (2Fe-2S)-binding protein — protein sequence MPELTLAVLTLDGRRVTVAPGTTVLAALQNAGLSPLRSSLSGEPRGALCGMGSCYECRAVVDGLLMRTCLTPARDGQNVRRLLEVAREF from the coding sequence ATGCCTGAGCTGACGCTGGCTGTGTTGACATTGGACGGGAGGCGGGTCACGGTTGCACCCGGAACCACAGTGCTGGCCGCCCTCCAGAACGCTGGCCTCTCGCCGCTACGCTCCAGCCTGAGCGGTGAACCGCGTGGAGCGCTGTGCGGCATGGGAAGCTGTTATGAATGCCGCGCTGTGGTGGATGGGCTGTTGATGCGAACCTGCCTGACACCTGCGCGGGACGGTCAGAATGTCCGCCGACTGCTGGAAGTGGCCCGTGAATTCTGA
- a CDS encoding proline racemase family protein, producing MSPAPSTVSTVTHRIRFVDSHSAGEPTRVVLDGFPELPGETLAQQREALSRDFDRWRTLVNLEPRGNEVLVSALLLPPKSPDCVTGVVYFNNAGPLGMCGHGTMGVVTTLAYLGRIGPGDHRIDTPVGVVTATLHDDGRVSVANVPAYRHLKDVTVTVEGLGEVRGDVAWGGNWFYLVDVGQRTLNLGDIPALNDETLRIRQALREAGITGKDGAEIDHIELFSHAGGINRNFVMCPGGAYDRSPCGTGTSAKLACLAADGSLEPDQVWRQESVIGSVFEGQYSIRDGQVHPVITGRAFITLQGELIVQPGDPFAWGIRLEEG from the coding sequence ATGTCACCCGCACCCTCAACTGTTTCGACGGTCACCCACCGCATCCGCTTCGTGGATTCCCATTCGGCGGGCGAGCCGACGCGCGTGGTGCTGGACGGCTTTCCGGAACTGCCGGGCGAAACCCTGGCACAGCAGCGTGAAGCACTGAGCCGTGACTTTGACCGCTGGCGAACCCTGGTCAATCTGGAGCCACGCGGCAACGAGGTGCTGGTCAGCGCTCTGCTGCTGCCGCCCAAGTCGCCGGACTGCGTCACAGGCGTCGTTTATTTCAACAATGCTGGGCCGCTGGGTATGTGCGGCCACGGCACGATGGGCGTGGTGACGACGCTGGCCTACCTGGGGCGCATCGGCCCCGGCGATCACCGCATCGACACTCCGGTGGGTGTGGTCACGGCGACGTTGCATGATGATGGCCGCGTCAGTGTGGCGAACGTGCCCGCTTACCGCCACCTTAAAGACGTCACCGTCACCGTGGAAGGTCTGGGCGAGGTGCGGGGCGACGTGGCCTGGGGCGGCAACTGGTTCTATCTGGTGGATGTGGGCCAGCGGACGCTGAATCTCGGTGATATTCCGGCCCTGAACGACGAGACTCTGCGAATTCGTCAGGCGTTGAGAGAAGCTGGGATCACTGGAAAGGACGGCGCGGAGATTGACCACATCGAACTTTTCAGCCATGCCGGGGGGATCAACCGCAACTTCGTGATGTGTCCTGGCGGCGCGTATGACCGCAGTCCCTGTGGAACGGGCACCAGCGCCAAGCTGGCCTGTCTGGCAGCGGACGGCAGTCTGGAACCCGATCAGGTCTGGCGGCAGGAAAGCGTGATCGGCAGTGTGTTCGAGGGCCAATATTCTATCCGGGACGGTCAGGTGCATCCCGTGATCACTGGACGGGCGTTTATCACCCTACAGGGCGAACTGATCGTGCAGCCGGGCGATCCTTTCGCCTGGGGCATCCGGCTAGAGGAGGGGTGA